In Eulemur rufifrons isolate Redbay chromosome 2, OSU_ERuf_1, whole genome shotgun sequence, the sequence CCGGGCCGGGCCAAGTCATcaccagagagagagaatgagtggGCAGGTTGGccccttccttcccacctcttTCCTGCCCGCCCTGGGCCTGGGTCCACCTGCCCTGACTCACCCAGTGCCTCAGAGGCCCAGGGCACGTGGGACTCTAGGTCAGGCAGCAGCTGGGGTAGCTCAAAGGGCAGGTTGGAGCACTGCTTCTGCACATAGAGCACTCCCGGGTGCTGGGCCTGGCCCTCCAGCACGTCCAGCACACAGCTCAGGGGCAGGCGGCGCTCAGCAGGCATCACGAAGCGGTCCCCTCGCACGGCATCTGCGTAACCATCCGGGGTCACAGCCACACTCACCTCTGTGGAGCCCACTGTGGCTCTGGAGGAATGAAAACTTGGCTTACACCCAGATGCCAGTAATCACCAACCATGCTCCACCCCAGGGCAGCTCCCACCTGAGGTAGGGGAGGGACCACTTGTGCAGGGCCGGCCAGTGCTGCAGGGCGTTGCGGATGATGCAGGGCCTGTTGGGACAGACCCAGTCTCGGTAGAAGTGGAGTGGAGTGGGGGGCTCGTCCAGGTAGGGCACAGCAAGAGGCACACTGAGCTCTGAGAGAAAGAGGGGATACGGGCTGAAGCCAGTAGCACCCAGTCCATGCCCCACTGCCTGCAGAAGAGATGCCCTCCCTGGGAAGGCCATGCTGTGTCACTGGGAAATGCCCATTGGTGACCAAGGGACCCTGGACAACCAGGAAAAAAAGACTACGAAGAGAAATTTAAGGCAGAAGCAGaaagcacacacaaacacaccaggATGGGCCATCAGAGTCCACAGGGCCAGGGGCTGTGACTCAGCGCATAACGTGAATCCTCTGTGGGGCCATGTCTGGGCCCTACAGAGTGGACCTTCAGCTTTCCCACCCCAGAGGGGCCAACTTCCTAGCATCCATCAGGAAAGACGGCCACTGGGGCTGTGCTGGGAGCTCCAGAATGAGTAGGGCCAAGGCTTGGGGCTAGTCTGGGTGTGGCGTGGCTCTGGAAAGCCCCCTTCCACAGtgatgtttactgagcacctaaaaTGTGCTCAGCACTTGGCTTGGGCACTGTGGAGGTATCAACAGATGATCCAGTCATCATCTCAAGAGGCTTATAACCTACCTGGGAGATAAACTGCCAGATGACACCACTGGAAGAAAAGTAAGATGCATCCCCAGGACCTAGAACGTACCTAGCAcacaggtgctcaggaaatatgTGCTTAATGGTTGAATGAAAGTCTCCAGCATCCTGGCTGAATGGCTGCCGCACCAGCACTGGCCGCACCGTCCACTGGCTTAATTCTAGTCCCTCTCAGAGCATCTACCATCCTGGCCCCAGTCCTTGTCTGAAAATAGTCTCATCTTGTCACACCCCTAGTAACAAACCCTTTGATGGCTTACCACCACTCCTTACAGAGCACAGTCTGCCTTGCCATGCGGGATCAGGACCAACCTACCTTTCCAGTCGGATTTCCTCCTGACTTGTGCCTGCCCCTGCCATACACTCTCTATTCAGGAGGTACCATACTTTGCTCCTGCAGCTCACTCACACTGGAATGTCTTTCTGCTGGCTTTTATAAAGTGTCCAGGGCTTTGCTTTGTTACTTTCGTGCTTGAGGTCTGGCTGGAAGGCCTTGGCCCAGGTTGGTGGTTGCCGCATCCTGCTCCAAATGGCTCTGGCACTCATTTTGACCTCTGAGATCACGCTCCCTCTCTCATGGCTGGCCACATCACCAGTCATCTCTGCCTTGCAATCAGTTGGAAAGTGACTGTCTTTAGATTAGAAATTGGAACTACGTGGGAAAACCCTGGTGGGCCCAGGAAAACTGGAAAGAGCTGACACATGTACTTGCATCCCTGGCTAGAGGCAATATAGAACCTGCCCAGTAGATATGGCAGCAAGGAGGGAAGAAAGTGGCAAAAGCCTTCCCAGTCATGCCAGCCCACCAAAGCAGTCACCtgggccgggctcagtggctcgctcctatggtcccagctactctggaggtgaGGCAGGGGGACCACTTGAGCGCAGTAGTTTGAGATCAAAAACATATTgcgaccccacctctaaaaaatttattttaaataaaatttaaaaagcagtcaCCTGTGGAGAAGGTGATCTGGGGCTTAGTACATCTCCCTGTTGTGCTCACTGAGATTcttaaaatacatggaaactttTTTTACCCTTTGGATTTTCTGCAATTACGTATTTCCATTTTACCTGCTCATGATTTCCTTTAGAGAATGGCATATTTTCTCTCCCGGGgcttcaaaatgagaaaatttcaaaAGGGATCCAAACAATTCCTTTGACCCAACAATTCTTCTGCTGAGAATTTAaccaataaaaatattcacacacatgcacatactaCTCCTGCACACTGCCTTCTTCACTGTTCCCTGAACACAGCAGACACTCCCATCTACAGCTTTTCGGGCCCTGCActtatcttctatttcttctacTATACTATTTACTTCTTCAGTGAGCCTAGGGTAATTGTCTGCCTCCCGGCTTAGAATGTAAGCCCTGTGAAAGCAGCAATTTGTTTTGCTCAGTGATGTATCCCAAACACACTGAACAGGGCTTAGCACATAGAGGGGCTTAACAAATAATTGTTAAATGGATACTCAAAGTACTGGTTGCagcattattgaaaataatagaCTGACAATGACCTAAATGCCTAGCATGAGCAGACTCAGTAAATTACAGTACTAGTACACAAGTGTGAAAAGGACCAAAGTACAGGGGTGTGGAATGATTTCCAAGATACACAGTGCAGAAGTGTGTTTAGCAGGCTACCATATGTATAAAAAAGGGGGGGCGGGTGTTGAGTCATATGTGTGCATGAATATAAACAGAATCTTTCTGGAAGGATGAACACTGGAGATGGGAGAAAAGCTTGTTTATATTACATACCCATTGtatattattaacttttttttttttttgacagggtctcactgtgttgctggggctagactgcagtggcaagatcataactcactacaacatctaactcccaggctcaagcgatcctcctgcctcagcctcccaagtagctgagactacaggtgcctgccatcATGACCGGCtagttaattttgttgttttttgtagagatggggcggggaggtctccctatgttgccctgactggtctccaactcctggcttcaagcgatcctcccgcctgggcctcccaaagtgccaggattataggcatgagccaccgtgcctggccatagCTACCCATTACATACACATGTGCCTGTTTTGTTCAGTGGTAAGAAATCGTTtgaaaacataagagaaagaaaaaggaaggaaggcggaagggaggaaagaggggaagaaagaataaaaaccaagcaGGAGAAAATTCAGGGATCACCTGGACAGCCTACAATCTTGCACAGCGGGGAGGGCTGGTGCGGGAATCCGACCACCACCTGTATGTATTTAATGTTAATAAGGCTTCAATCCGGGAAAGGCAACAGCCAACTGCTCAGACTGTGGGGACCACGACCGCAGTCAAGAATGCACTGGGCCCTGGGAACGATGTGGCAAGTCACCCCAGGAAGCCACGAGGGTGCGTGAACACCGGAGGGCAGCAGAGGACCGACCCACCGGGCTGCGACAGAAGAGCGATCTGAGTGGGGCCAGCAACCACTCCTACGCACGAGGCTCCGCGCCCCCGGTGTCAGAGgcaccccagggcccctcccGCGTCCGGGGGACGCCGCGGCCTCCGAGCAAACAAACTCACCCCTTGCCGCGACCGGGAATTCTCGTAACTCCCTCCGCACGGCGTCCAAAGCCGCCTCCGCCATGACGCGGCCACCGCCGGCCCGAGCCCCCGCCCCGGAACCCGGGCCCCAGGTCatctcccggccccgcccctagGCCCGCCCCGGaaccccggccccgcccccaggccctcGCCGGCCCTCCCAGCGCGTGCTCAGTTTTGCTGTCTCAGCAGCTGAGCGAGAACTAGGGGCCCGCCTCCGCTTGTCCCGCTCGCTGGACTCCCAGAGTTAACAAATGATTGTGTTTATTGACAAGTTCATACATCAGTACAAACCGACATGTTAAAAACAGTCCCCGCCCCGTGCAGCCGGGGAGGAGGGAAGCGCCACGGCCTGGACAAAgtataaaagttataaataaggGGCTTTCAAAACGGGCGGGCGGGGCAAATCTGGACGTTGCCGGTGGCCTCAGACATGCAGAAGAGaatgggcaggggtggagggggctggggggtaAAGATGAGGTGCCGCCCGGCCACGAGACCCCTCCACCACGTTGGGCAGAGGGCAAGGAAAGGGCGGCCACCTTCTCACAAACCTTAGCCAGAGGGTAGGTAGCTACCTCCTCATGAAGGACCTGGCCCAGAAGGATGAGCGTGAGCCCTACCTGCGGTGGGCGGGTGGCTGGTGTGCCGGGTGGAAGGCACAGGCAGCGGCAGGCCTGCTGGGGTCCAGCCCCAGCTGCCAGAGTTCTTGGGGCCATGCAGGCGGTAGAAGTAGAGAAGTGGGGGTGAGCGAGGTTTTGAGCTGCTCAAGTGCACTCGGGCTGATACAACGGAGCTGGGCACCTTTCCGAAGCTATCTCTTTATAAGCCTCTGCCTACAGAGCTAGCAGCGTGAGAGAGAGGGCTTTTGTGGCCTGATGCTGTCTTGTAAAGCTGCCCTGACTCACCTGGTGCAGAGGGAAGCAGCAGGGCCCAGACATGTTCTTCACTCTTCACCTGCCCCACTACTTGGTCCTACTCTACCTATTGTGTCCTATCTTCTTCCCTCGCCCCTAACAACTTGCCCCTTCTGATtctaacctaacccctcacctttgCCACTTACCTGTCCCACCTACCACTTTTCCAGTGTCTCTCTTGGTCCCTGCACCTCCCTCCCCTTAACCTCCAACATCCAGCACACCCTTGGCTGCCCAGCACTGCCTCTAAGAGGCTCCTTCTACCCAAACCAGGTGTCCTATGGGCCATCTCATATCAGCTAGGCTGTGGACACCAAGAATCCAAAATCCAGGTGTAGTGTGTCTCATCCCTTTCCATGTTTCTTACGTGCTCCACATAAGCCAGGGTGGTGAGGCTGGGGCAGTATATGAGAGGAAACCAGGAACACATCGGGGAGCCAAGTACTCTAGCAATGAACAGccgtgtgtgtgggtgggtgggtggctgtACGCAcgcgtgtgtgggtgtgtgtgtgtgtgtgagtgatttCCTCTGTGGCCAAGGTCCTCAGAAGGTGGTGGGCCAGCGCCCTGTAAACCATGAGGGAAATTCCAACAGAGACTTCTGACTGAGCATCACTCAGGatgcagggagaaggtggcctcTGGACTCCAGCAGCCTGCTGGGGTCCAGGGTTGGAGGACAGGGAAGGCCAAGGGGCTGAGGAAAGGCGACCAGAGCTTCCTGTCTGCCCAGCAGAGGGCTTTACTGTCCTGCAGCAATGTCCCACGGCTGGCTCCACAAGTTCTGGCCAGGAGAGAAAGGGGGGCACAGGGATAGAGAAAATGCTAGGGCCCTCTTGGAGGGAGAATGGGAGTGGAATGTGGGGGCTCAGGTCCTAATACCAACTCAAGTCTCCTAATGTCTGGGGATACCCTGGAGGGCCAGACAACTCTGCCTTTCTGAACTGCCAGGAATTGGGGAAAACAACCCCTGCTTGGCAGCCAGGGGAGTACAGCTGGTGTGGGACGGAAGTGGAGGTAGAGGTGAAGGCCTGCAGTTGGCTGAAGGGCACTGAATACCACATCACCTCTCACCTCTACCCCACAGAGTACCCTGTGTATGCTCCACCCCAGGGAGCTGATCCCTGCAGTAATTTCAAATGGCTTCTAAGAAGAGAAGGCCAGCCCTTCCCAGTTCCCCCCAGATGGGGCAGGCTGCCCTCCTACCCCTCACAGCACCAAGATGACGAAGACCAAAGACCTATCCCTGCCACTGGAGGGGCTGTGGAGGCAGGAGTTCCAAGGAAGTGAGGCAACAGTCagggaaataaattaataaatacagcTGGGAGCAGCTGGGAAAGCCGCTTCACCTCTGAGCACTGATCCCTGCTTTCCACTCCAAGCGTCCCCGAGGTTTTGGTGAGTGGAGGAGGGACTACAGTTTGGAATACAGGGAGCCTTCACTTGGGACAGGCTTCTGGAACTCAGAGTCTGCGTTCCATGCGCCGCTCTACGGCTCGAAGCAACAGCTCTGAGTATTGCTCTAGCAGGGCCTGTGTTTGCTCAGCTCCCACAGACCCAGGGCTCCCGCCTGGGCTGGACAGCGCTGCACCAGCCAGGGCCTCTAGCTCCTGCCGCACTGAAGAGAAGGTGTCTCTCAGGAGCTGAGTGATCCGACTTTGCTCCACTGAGGGTGTCTTGCAGCCGGCCACCTGCAACAGGAGCCCCAGAAGTGAGTTGGAGGAACAGGTGAGTTGGAGAGGCCTGTCAACATATATAAAAGGGAGGGGCCCCACCTGGGTCTAGCCTACTGTAGAAGGGACAGGCTGGGAGTTCCATACCCCAAGATCAGCAAGTATGACCAGCGGATATCAGATGCAGGCAGATTCTAGGGGTGACCCCAAAGAAGGAGCCCATCAGATTATGGAGCCATCTACATCTTGTTAGCAACTCCTTACTACTCATGCACACTCCACTTTCTCTCAAAGCTTACGCCCTATTGGACTGTCCCCTATGTCTAGGGTGGCCAAATGATTTTTGGATATGAAAAGGGATACGATTAACAATTAGGTTGGGATGACAGGCACTAACTGGGATTGTCTTGAGCAAACTAAGACATATGGCCTCTCCGTGCCTCATCTTCCTGTCTGAGGGAAGTCTCCAGCTCTTAACTAGAAATGACCGAAAAGGTGCCTGGTTCAAGAGGCTGGCCTGGTCTCTAACCATCTCACCTACTCTGCCCAGGATGTTCTTGAATGCTCCACCCTAGCACTACTGACATGCTCCATCCTCCCGCTGGTCGGTGCCAACACTCACCAAGTGGTAGAGCCGCACGGCCTGGCACACATTGCCACGCAGCTCTGCCACAAGTTGTTCACACTGCTCCAGGCTCACCGCCGGTTCTGAGAAGGATAGATACAGCTCAGTATGGCCCAGAAAGCTGCCCTTTCAGGCCTTCCCACCCCGGGGTGCTCAGAGTAGGCAAGGCCCAGCCCTCGGCACTGCACCCCCTACTTGCCCCCCATCCGTTCTGCTTGCCTTCTTCCCTCCCAACACCCTCCCTAACACCACATAGACAAGGTCCAGAGGAGAGGGCCAGCCCCAGGGTCCAGAAGGCACTGAATGGGTACATGGGTCACAAGGAAATCACGAAGGTTGGCAGGAGTGTCTCACCATCAGGGGTGTGACTTATGGACCAAGACAGGAGTGGATAGGACGAAAAACGCCAGAGGCTGGACGCACAGAAATGGAATGGAGCCAGAGAGCGGCCAATAGAGACGGGAGAGAGAGGATGGGGCAGGAGGTGAAAGCTGGGGAGCTGTGCACACCTGAGTCCTGGCTCAGGGCTGCCCCTGGCCTGGTGCATTCCGTGGGGTTGGGAGTCTTctcagggggtgggggctgcaagTTCTCAGGGCCTCGGAGGAGGCTGCTGACTGGCAGTTGCTGGGTACAGGGGCTGTTGGGCCCAGGATGAGCCTGGTACTCTGTCCTAGGCCTGGGAGTGGTACCCTCCCCCAAACAGGACCGTCTCTCAGATGTACTGTGAGCCTTTCCTAGGCCCGCTGGGAAGCCAAGCTGTTCTGCCTCACCAGGGGGCCGGCCCTTGGTTACAGGTGAGAATGTAGCCAGGGTAGGGCGGTCAGGCAGTGGTTTGGGGATGTCCAGGACCAGGTGAGCCCGGCTGGGCAGGGCCAGCTTGCTGAGTGGTGAGACTCGGATGGGGGCAGGAGCTTGAGGTTCGGCCACCAGGCCCAGGTTCTCCCCAACAGAGATACTGCGGGATATCTTGGCCATGGAACTGGTGGTTGGGTTCTGGTAGGAGTGGGGCCGAGACGGACGGCCATCAGCCTGTGGCAGGGTGCCCAGGCCATCCTGAGCCTCAATCTCCCGTGAGAGCAATGGGCCTGGTGAAGGGACCTCATCTGCAGAGGAGACAAGAGATATATGCAGGTCAGGTGGTGAGGAAGGCATTCCAGGTACTAAAACCCAACCCCTAGGAGCTGCTATTCCCCTACACATGCCCACTAAGGGACACCCAGTGGCAAGCACAATGACATATCCGGGCTACACCAGGCCCTCCTTTCTCCAGCATGCACACATGTTCCACACCCCCCACACCCAGGAGCTGAGCCCACCCAGTTCCTCACCCTGTGGCACCAGGCTGTGCACAGATTGGGCTTTCTGGAGTCCAGCTAAGGGGCTGGCTGTGGCCACTCTCTTGGGAGCCCAGCTGCTATCAGGCTTGAGACGGCGTCGTGGCAACAGCACAGGGGCtgcctgctgggggctggggttgcCAGAGGAGGGTTCCACCTCTGGGGGTGCTCCTGGGGGACTGGCACCACTGCCTCTCAGTTGCTCACCAGATGCCTGTGGCACCTGGACTGGTCTCGGCATCAATGCCAGGCTTGAGGGGGATGGGGATGGTTCCCTACAGGGAAGAAATGTGGAAGAAGGCCCAGAGAAGGCTCAATGATCCTCCCTGCCAAAATGGTGAGAAGCTCTCACAGCACCAGAGAGGCATTaggagggaagggcaggcacAAAGCTAGACAGGGTTGGGGAGAAACCAGTTGTCCCAAAACCAGGAGTGCAAAACACCCCTGGGCATGGGAAGACAGACCTTTGGACACAGGAGGGCTGCATGCTGCCCCAGAGGCAGGAGCACTGGGAGGTCAGGAGAGCCAGAGCTGCTGTGGGGAGAGGGCACTGTACCTGAGTGGGGGGGTCTGTACTTGCAACAGGAATCGTGCGGAGATGCTCCGAGACTCTGTCCTCTCCGGTACCCGGATCGGGCCCCCTGCCAAGGTCATAGATATCGTGAATTAAGGCAGAAATGTAGCCCTTGTCCCAGATTCTGACTCCCCAAGAAGGAAACCCGAAGGTATTGCCTGTCCTTGGACCATTCCTCTCAGGCAGACAAGGAGGCGAGAAGGACAGATTGCAGGGACCACATGCTGGCCCTCTGACCACACCTGGAGCAGCTCCATTGGCCAGAGTCTCAAAGTGCTGTTTTAGAAACTGTTCCTGATCTGGGGTATGGGGGCTGCCCTCATGCAGCCCATAGAGGCCAGTGcctccctcttcttcttcctcttcttcatcaCCCTCGGCTGGCTCTTCAAGGTCTGAGGAGATGCCATCCACACTCAGGGGCTCCGTGCTCTCGGAGTCTggatgtgggggcagggagagaggcatCATGCTGTACTCATCTGTCCCCTGAACCTCCACCCCCACCTAGTCCATCGACCCCTCCCCTTGGGGCTGTAGCCTCACCTTCATTGGGGTGCTCAGGGCTGGAAAGACAGCTGCTGCTGTAATCCATAGAGCAGGCACTGTCAGGGCTGTGCTTTTCTGAGCCCCTGCGGCCTGGGTACATTCTTCCCAGGGTACCTCGGGCTGGAGCCTGCACCTGGAACTCACTGCCAGGAAGGCCAGCAGGGGGAAGAAAAGGCAGTGAGCAGAGGTGAGTGGCAGCCTCACTAGACTCCTGCCTGTGAGCAGGACTTGG encodes:
- the JMJD7 gene encoding bifunctional peptidase and (3S)-lysyl hydroxylase JMJD7 isoform X1, whose protein sequence is MAFPGRASLLQAVGHGLGATGFSPYPLFLSELSVPLAVPYLDEPPTPLHFYRDWVCPNRPCIIRNALQHWPALHKWSLPYLRATVGSTEVSVAVTPDGYADAVRGDRFVMPAERRLPLSCVLDVLEGQAQHPGVLYVQKQCSNLPFELPQLLPDLESHVPWASEALGKMPDAVNFWLGEAAAVTSLHKDHYENLYCVVSGEKHFLLHPPSDRPFIPYELYTPATYQLTEDGTFKMVDEEAMEKVPWIPLDPLAPDLARYPGYSQAQALHCTVRAGEMLYLPALWFHHVQQSHGCIAVNFWYDMEYDLKYSYFQLLDSLAKASGLN